One Panicum virgatum strain AP13 chromosome 9K, P.virgatum_v5, whole genome shotgun sequence genomic region harbors:
- the LOC120650048 gene encoding uncharacterized protein LOC120650048, giving the protein MQRRRGHTWAGVGKTAQAAAAHAALFCFTLLLALRVDGRTTYSWWIIFSPLWLFHGIVARGRFSMPAPSLPHGRHWAPCHSIVAAPLLIAFELLLCIYLESLRVRNHPSVHLKIVFLPLLAFEAIILIDNFRMCRALMPGDEESMSDEAIWETLPHFWVAISMVFLIAATTFTLLKLSGDVGALGWWDLFINYGIAECFAFLVCTRWFNPMIHKHPANGEASSSSAAIRYRDWESGLVLPSLEDHEPERLCGLPDIGGHVMKIPLVGFQVLLCMRLEGTPPSARYIPIFALFSPLFILQGAGVLFALARLVEKVVLLLRNGPVSPNYLTASSKVRDCFAFLHRGSRLLGWWSIDEGSKEEQARLFYAESTGYNTFCGYPPEVVRKMPKKDLAEEVWRLQAALGEQSEITKCTKQEYERLQNEKVLCRICYEGEICMVLLPCRHRTLCKSCSEKCKKCPICRMPIEECMPVYDV; this is encoded by the exons atgcagcggcggcgggggcacaCGTGGGCGGGGGTGGGGAAGACggcgcaagcggcggcggcccacgccGCGCTCTTCTGCTTCACGCTCCTCCTCGCGCTCAGGGTCGACGGCCGCACCACGTACTCCTGGTG GATAATATTCAGTCCGCTATGGCTCTTTCATGGGATTGTTGCGCGCGGAAGGTTTTCAATGCCAGCACCTTCTTTGCCACATGGCCGTCAT TGGGCACCATGTCATTCAATTGTCGCAGCACCTTTGCTAATTGCGTTTGAGCTGCTTCTCTGCATCTATCTTGAAAGCTTAAGAG TTAGGAATCATCCATCTGTTCATCTGAAGATTGTGTTCCTTCCTCTGCTGGCCTTTGAAGCTATTATACTTATCGACAATTTTAG gATGTGCAGAGCTTTAATGCCTGGAGATGAAGAAAGCATGAGCGATGAAGCTATTTGGGAGACACTTCCT CATTTTTGGGTTGCAATTTCAATGGTTTTTCTTATAGCTGCTACAACATTCACACTTCTCAAGCTATCTG GTGATGTTGGTGCGCTGGGGTGGTGGGATTTGTTTATAAATTATGG GATTGCGGAGTGTTTTGCATTTCTTGTTTGTACAAGATGGTTTAATCCCATGATTCATAAGCATCCCGCTAATGGGGAAGCTAGCTCGTCATCAGCAGCAATTAGATACCGTGACTGGGAAAGTGGCCTTGTTCTCCCATCACTAGAAGATCATGAACCAGAGAGGCTTTGTGGTCTCCCTGATATCGGAGGTCATGTAATGAAAATACCTCTGGTTGGTTTCCAAGTTTTGCTTTGTATGAGGTTGGAG GGCACACCGCCTAGTGCTCGGTACATCCCAATATTTGCTCTCTTCTCGCCACTATTTATTCTGCAAGGTGCTGGTGTCCTTTTCGCTTTAGCAAGATTGGTGGAGAAGGTTGTTCTACTACTGCGTAATGGACCAGTTAGTCCTAATTATCTTACAGCTTCATCAAAAGTTCGTGATTGTTTTGCTTTTCTTCATCGTGGTTCAAG GCTTCTTGGTTGGTGGTCTATCGATGAAGGGAGCAAGGAAGAGCAAGCCCGTTTGTTTTATGCTGAATCTACTGG GTACAACACATTTTGTGGTTATCCACCTGAGGTGGTTAGGAAAATGCCTAAAAAGGATCTTGCAGAAGAG GTTTGGAGGCTACAGGCAGCGTTGGGAGAGCAATCTGAAATTACAAAGTGTACCAAACAGGAATATGAAAGGCTTCAAAAT GAGAAGGTTCTTTGTAGGATTTGCTATGAGGGGGAGATATGCATGGTCCTACTTCCTTGCCGGCACAGAACTTTATGCAA
- the LOC120650046 gene encoding uncharacterized protein LOC120650046 codes for MASSIASASWALPLQTGGAAAGPSCRVLLAVAAPRSAASLRRARVLVAPRCAAPEGPGAGGGEEEGKKCGEEKKRARGRPVWRRIMFASNKTRSIIILNALTVIYASDIPVLKEVEALTEPAVFNMVRFVVAAIPFVPFAVQAFGDRRVRNAGLELGVWVSLAYLAQAIGLLSSDAGRASFITAFTVIVVPLIDGLLGASIPKLTWFGAIVSLIGIGLLECGGSPPCVGDILNFFSALFFGIHMLRTEQISRSIDKKKFLALLSFEVLVVAFSSVLWFMFKDGYFDTGESSFESWTFGMLWDTAASFPWIPALYTGVFSTVLCMWAEMVAMGDVSATETAIVYGLEPVWGAAFAWFLLGERWDNAAWIGAALVLCGSLTVQLFGAAPKKSKKVEKRNRNALETPVKRQDYLSLSPVPVDSRKIIGRQLERKDKTL; via the exons ATGGCCTCGTCCATCGCGTCCGCGTCGTGGGCGCTGCCGCTGCAgacgggcggggcggcggcgggcccgtCCTGCCGCgtgctgctcgccgtcgcggcgcCCCGCTCGGCGGCGTCGCTGCGCCGGGCAAGGGTGCTTGTGGCACCCCGGTGCGCCGCGCCCGagggccccggcgccggcggcggcgaggaggaggggaagAAGTGCGGCGAGGAGAAGAAGCGGGCGCGCGGACGGCCGGTTTGGAGGCGGATCATGTTCGCCTCCAACAAGACCCGCAGCATCATCATCCTCAACGCCCTCACCGTCATCTATG CAAGTGATATTCCAGTTCTGAAAGAGGTTGAGGCCCTGACAGAGCCTGCGGTCTTCAACATGGTGCGCTTCGTTGTTGCGGCGATCCCGTTCGTACCATTTGCTGTCCAAGCCTTTGGGGACCGACGTGTACGGAATGCGGGACTGGAGTTGGGAGTCTGGGTCAGCTTAGCTTACCTTGCTCAAGCAATTGGATTGCTCTCATCTGATGCTGGCCGAGCATCATTCATCACGGCCTTCACG GTCATAGTTGTGCCTCTAATTGATGGCCTTCTTGGTGCTTCAATCCCCAAGCTCACATGGTTCGGAGCCATCGTGTCACTAATAGGAATTGGCCTGCTGGAATGCGGCGGCTCTCCGCCCTGT GTTGGTGATATTTTGAACTTCTTTAGCGCCTTATTTTTTGGGATCCATATGCTAAGAACGGAGCAAATATCAAGGAGTATAGACAAGAAGAAGTTTTTGGCTCTTCTTAGCTTCGAG GTCCTTGTGGTAGCTTTCTCCTCTGTACTCTGGTTTATGTTCAAAGATGGATATTTTGATACTGGTGAGTCCAGCTTTGAATCATGGACTTTTGGCATGCTTTGGGATACAGCAGCTTCATTTCCTTGGATACCAGCATTATACACTGGAGTTTTTTCTACGGTTTTATGCATGTGGGCAGAG ATGGTAGCGATGGGTGATGTTTCCGCAACTGAAACAGCAATTGTTTATGGTTTGGAACCAGTTTGGGGAGCTGCTTTTGCTTGGTTCCTCCTCGGTGAAAGATGGGACAACGCTGCTTGGATTGGAGCTGCTCTTGTTTTAT GTGGCAGTTTAACTGTCCAGCTATTTGGGGCAGCTCCCAAGAAGTCCAAGAAAGTTGAAAAGCGTAACAGAAATGCTTTGGAAACCCCAGTGAAGCGACAAGACTACCTGTCGTTATCACCAGTACCAGTTGATTCTAGGAAGATAATAGGAAGACAATTAGAAAG GAAGGACAAAACATTGTAG